Below is a genomic region from Candidatus Dependentiae bacterium.
AAAAATTGAACTTGATTTAATTTCTCATGTTCTTGGTAAAAAAATACTGATTCAGTCAAGGTTGTATGGAATAAATGGATCTCAACTTTTTTATACACTTGATTCGACCGATCAAAAAAATGTCTTAAAGCCCCTTGATTTTATGGTAGTAAACAATACTTCAGATCCAATTTTAGTGACATCATTTTTATATGGACGTGATCAGTCCGCTACCTTTTTTTCGTCGTGGCGTTTTAGTAAAAGTTTGGTGTATGAAATTCAGCCAGGCCACAAAGAGCTCATTCAGGTCGAAAAATATGATCGTGAGTATGATCGAATTAATGTTAAAGGCTTTCTGGGTGTTTTTGAAAAAGAAAACGTTAAACAAGCCCAGGATTCGGTGTATGAATTATTAAGTCCTGAGCAGAAGCTTTCTATTGGAAGAGTTTCTGAACTTGCGGGAAAAGAAGTTGTTGTAAGTCGTGAAGCGTATGGGAAAGACTCTCATTTTGTGGTTGCCATGCGTCCGGCTGTATGAATAAAAATAATCTAAAAAAATGGTGATTTAAGCGTGACAAAATCTTCTTCTTTGTATCATAAAACAGTGTTGTTGCACGAAACAGTGCAGGGTGTTTTACACTCCAAATCCGGTGGATTTTATATTGATGTTACGTTTGGCGGTGGGGGGCATACGCGAGCGTTGTTGGAAGCAGATCCAACGTGTACCGTTTTGGCGCTTGATTGGGACAAAAAAGCTCTTGATCTAAATGCGTCAGCGCTTGCAGAAGAATTCAAAGATCGATTTATCTATCGATGGGCAAATTTTGCAGATTTGTGGACGCTGTTGCGTCGAGAAAAAATTACACGTGTTGATGGCGTTATTGCCGATTTTGGAACATCTCAGACGCAGATCAAAGCTGCTGATGGCTTTTCTTTTTCGGTTGATAGTCCACTTGACATGCGTATGTCGAAAAATTTTGGTACCTTAACCGCAGCAAAACTGATAGAGCATGCCGAAGCTCGAGAACTTGCGCATATCTTTAAAACGTATGGCGAAGAAGGACATGCATGGAAAATTGCACGTGCGATTGTTGAAGCAAGAGGCATTGAGCCGATTACAACAACAAAAATGCTTGCAGATTTAATTGAAAAAATTATTCCACGTGTGTTTGGTTCAAAGTCATCGTCAAGAGGTCGTGCGAGCATTCATCCCGCAACTAAGGTATTTCAAGCGTTACGGATTGTTGTTAACCGTGAACTTGAGCATATCGATACGTTGTTGAAGCTGGTTCCCAACATACTCTCCCCGGGAGGTCGTTTTGCCTGCATTAGTTTTCATTCGCTTGAAGATCGTTTAGTGAAACAAGCGTTTAAAAAAGATGCAGATTTGGGAAAAATGGTTATTATTACACCAAAGCCGATTACCGCATCGGA
It encodes:
- the rsmH gene encoding 16S rRNA (cytosine(1402)-N(4))-methyltransferase RsmH; protein product: MTKSSSLYHKTVLLHETVQGVLHSKSGGFYIDVTFGGGGHTRALLEADPTCTVLALDWDKKALDLNASALAEEFKDRFIYRWANFADLWTLLRREKITRVDGVIADFGTSQTQIKAADGFSFSVDSPLDMRMSKNFGTLTAAKLIEHAEARELAHIFKTYGEEGHAWKIARAIVEARGIEPITTTKMLADLIEKIIPRVFGSKSSSRGRASIHPATKVFQALRIVVNRELEHIDTLLKLVPNILSPGGRFACISFHSLEDRLVKQAFKKDADLGKMVIITPKPITASEEELKSNASARSAKLRIAQRSENV